One Flagellimonas sp. CMM7 genomic region harbors:
- a CDS encoding glycosyltransferase family 1 protein: MKIGIEGQRLFRKKKHGMDMVALELIKNLQKIDHKNEYVVFVKPDFDDTCIPNAPNFKIVQLESKWGYPGWEQLALPRAAYEEGCDVLHCTSNTGPLFSKVPLITTLHDIIYLESISVFKKEGTWYQKLGNMYRRYFVPPVIRKSKKVITVSNYEKERINNHFGFKDNRLTAIYNGVGSHFKKVTDLSNLKTIKDKYALPDNFFFFLGNTDPKKNTKGVLKAFSDFNKAYPNQYKLVMLDYDEGELQKLLTSIEGEEIRPLIHLTGYVPNTDLPAIISQCTVFLYPSLRESFGIPILEGMACGVPVITSNTSSMPEVAGEDTALMVDPFNPSEITTAIRTLVEDKMLAQVLAEKGIKRAKHFSWETMAKNVLELYEDVHSELKNS; encoded by the coding sequence ATGAAAATAGGAATAGAAGGACAACGTCTTTTCAGGAAAAAGAAACATGGGATGGATATGGTTGCTCTGGAGCTTATTAAAAACCTTCAGAAAATTGACCATAAAAATGAATATGTGGTCTTTGTAAAACCCGATTTTGATGACACTTGTATTCCCAATGCACCTAATTTCAAAATAGTACAGTTAGAATCTAAATGGGGTTATCCAGGTTGGGAACAGTTAGCATTACCAAGGGCTGCCTATGAAGAAGGTTGTGATGTTTTACATTGTACCAGCAATACAGGACCATTATTTTCCAAAGTTCCTCTCATAACCACCTTGCATGATATTATTTATTTGGAAAGTATAAGTGTTTTTAAAAAAGAAGGGACATGGTATCAGAAATTGGGTAATATGTACCGAAGGTATTTTGTGCCGCCAGTGATTAGGAAAAGCAAAAAGGTTATTACGGTTTCCAATTACGAAAAGGAACGTATAAACAATCATTTCGGATTTAAGGATAACAGATTGACCGCTATCTATAATGGTGTTGGTTCTCATTTTAAAAAGGTGACAGACCTAAGTAATTTAAAGACCATAAAGGATAAATATGCATTGCCGGATAATTTCTTTTTCTTTCTTGGGAATACAGATCCTAAGAAAAATACCAAAGGGGTATTAAAGGCATTTTCAGATTTCAATAAAGCGTATCCTAATCAGTATAAACTGGTAATGTTGGATTATGATGAAGGAGAGCTTCAAAAACTTTTAACTTCTATTGAAGGTGAAGAAATAAGACCATTGATTCATTTAACGGGATACGTTCCCAATACAGATTTGCCCGCAATTATAAGTCAATGTACTGTATTTCTGTACCCATCATTACGGGAAAGTTTTGGAATACCAATTCTGGAAGGAATGGCATGTGGAGTTCCCGTAATTACATCAAATACGTCATCAATGCCAGAGGTGGCCGGAGAAGATACCGCGTTAATGGTTGATCCTTTTAATCCATCAGAAATTACCACTGCCATAAGAACCTTGGTAGAAGATAAAATGTTGGCTCAAGTTTTGGCGGAAAAAGGAATAAAAAGAGCAAAACACTTTTCATGGGAAACTATGGCGAAGAATGTATTGGAACTATATGAAGATGTCCATAGCGAATTAAAAAACAGCTAA
- a CDS encoding glycosyltransferase family 2 protein, which translates to MDVLKILIHGLEFLLIGYFGFASIYVFIFSFAGLFQARKRNEILHKQRKFAVLIPGYKEDNVIVEVAKSALQQSYPSELYDVVIIADSFQEKTLNELRKLSIRLVEVSFEKSTKSKALNRAMEVIGDAYDVALILDADNIMENRFIEKVNTSFNQGYKVVQGHRAAKNTNTSFAILDAISEEVNNHIFRKGHRVLGLSSALIGSGMAFDYYFFKNTMANVNAVGGFDKELELKLLKNRTKIEYLNNALVLDEKVQKSEVFSNQRKRWLSAQFIYFGRYFFPGLKELFTKGNIDFFDKVYQMISPPRVLLLGLVVVISFAYLVINLFLPTNFLAVPASFWYISLLLTALAFFFAIPQKFYNSKTLQAILALPKAFLLMFLSLFKLKGANKKFIHTEHGTVNSQ; encoded by the coding sequence ATGGATGTGCTCAAAATTTTAATACATGGCCTTGAATTCCTTTTAATAGGGTATTTTGGATTTGCATCCATCTATGTATTCATTTTTTCTTTTGCTGGACTTTTTCAAGCAAGAAAACGGAATGAAATACTCCATAAGCAAAGAAAGTTTGCGGTATTGATTCCTGGATACAAAGAGGATAATGTAATTGTTGAGGTGGCTAAAAGTGCGTTGCAGCAAAGTTATCCATCAGAACTCTACGATGTTGTCATAATTGCCGACTCCTTTCAGGAAAAAACCTTGAACGAGCTTAGAAAATTATCAATTCGACTGGTTGAAGTTTCTTTTGAGAAAAGCACAAAATCCAAAGCACTTAATCGAGCTATGGAAGTTATTGGCGATGCCTATGATGTGGCTTTGATTCTGGATGCAGATAATATAATGGAGAACCGATTCATTGAGAAAGTAAATACGTCTTTCAATCAAGGATACAAGGTAGTTCAAGGACATAGAGCAGCAAAAAATACAAATACCTCCTTTGCAATATTGGATGCAATCAGCGAAGAGGTTAACAATCATATTTTTAGGAAAGGACATCGTGTTCTTGGTTTGTCATCAGCCTTAATAGGATCAGGAATGGCGTTTGATTATTACTTTTTTAAGAATACCATGGCCAATGTTAATGCTGTTGGCGGTTTTGATAAAGAATTGGAGTTAAAATTACTAAAGAACAGAACCAAGATTGAATATTTGAATAATGCTTTGGTGCTGGATGAAAAAGTCCAAAAATCAGAGGTGTTTTCTAACCAACGTAAGCGCTGGCTTTCAGCTCAGTTTATATATTTTGGAAGATATTTTTTCCCAGGGTTAAAGGAACTATTTACAAAAGGTAATATTGATTTTTTTGATAAGGTATATCAAATGATATCCCCTCCAAGAGTATTGTTACTAGGATTGGTAGTGGTAATTTCCTTTGCTTATTTAGTCATAAATCTGTTTTTGCCAACTAATTTTTTGGCAGTACCTGCTTCTTTTTGGTATATAAGTTTATTGCTGACTGCACTTGCATTCTTTTTCGCTATTCCCCAAAAGTTTTACAACTCAAAAACACTGCAGGCCATACTTGCCTTGCCCAAGGCATTTCTGCTCATGTTTTTATCTCTTTTCAAACTAAAAGGAGCCAATAAAAAATTTATTCATACCGAGCACGGTACAGTTAATAGTCAATAA
- a CDS encoding UDP-glucuronic acid decarboxylase family protein — protein MKRILVTGGAGFVGSHLCERLLNEGNEVVSMDNYFTGRKSKIVHLMDNPYFEVIRHDVTLPYFLEVDEIYNLACPASPVHYQHNPIKTIKTSVLGAINMLGLAKRINAKILQASTSEVYGDPELHPQPEDYWGHVNPIGIRSCYDEGKRCAESLFVNYHNSNDVLVKIIRIFNTYGPRMEPDDGRVVSNFIMQALQGKDITIFGDGLQTRSFQYVSDLVDGMIKMMATEDEFIGPINIGNPGEFTMLELAENIIEITGSKSKIIHLPLPADDPTQRKPDISLAQEKLQDWKPSVDLQTGLGKTIEYFDNLIKETSIKELIEG, from the coding sequence ATGAAACGAATATTAGTAACAGGAGGTGCAGGTTTTGTGGGCTCTCATTTGTGTGAAAGACTCTTGAATGAGGGAAATGAAGTGGTAAGTATGGATAATTACTTCACTGGAAGAAAAAGTAAAATAGTCCATTTAATGGATAACCCTTATTTTGAAGTAATCCGACATGATGTAACACTGCCTTATTTTTTGGAAGTGGACGAAATCTATAATTTGGCTTGTCCAGCATCACCAGTGCATTATCAACATAATCCTATAAAAACAATAAAAACATCTGTTTTAGGGGCAATCAATATGCTGGGATTGGCCAAAAGAATAAATGCTAAGATTCTTCAAGCTTCAACAAGTGAGGTGTACGGAGATCCAGAATTACATCCTCAACCAGAAGATTATTGGGGCCATGTAAACCCTATAGGAATAAGGTCATGCTACGATGAAGGCAAAAGATGTGCAGAATCACTTTTTGTCAACTATCATAATTCCAATGATGTTTTAGTGAAAATTATTAGAATTTTCAATACCTACGGACCCCGAATGGAACCCGATGATGGTAGAGTAGTCTCCAATTTTATTATGCAGGCATTACAAGGAAAAGATATCACCATTTTTGGTGATGGGTTGCAGACCAGAAGCTTTCAATACGTAAGCGATTTAGTAGATGGGATGATTAAGATGATGGCAACGGAAGATGAATTTATAGGCCCAATCAATATTGGAAACCCTGGGGAGTTCACTATGCTGGAGCTCGCAGAAAACATTATTGAAATTACAGGCTCAAAGTCTAAAATAATTCACTTGCCCTTACCGGCAGATGACCCTACACAACGAAAGCCGGATATCTCGCTGGCTCAAGAAAAATTACAAGATTGGAAGCCCAGTGTTGATTTACAAACTGGTCTTGGAAAAACCATTGAATATTTTGACAATCTTATAAAAGAAACATCGATTAAAGAACTTATAGAAGGGTAG
- a CDS encoding UDP-glucose/GDP-mannose dehydrogenase family protein gives MNITVIGTGYVGLVTGTCFAETGINVVCVDIDEKKIEKLRNGEVPIYEPGLDLLLERNIDKGRISFTTSLEKGIKNSDAIFIAVGTPPDEDGSADLKYVLGVAREIGQHMEDYKVIITKSTVPVGTSYKVKAAVEEELANRNVRIPFDVASNPEFLKEGSAVEDFLKPDRIVVGIESKRAEKVMNRLYKPFLMNGHPLLFMDIFSSEMTKYAANSMLATKISFMNDIANLCELVGANVDLVRKGIGSDSRIGNKFIYPGTGYGGSCFPKDVQALVRTADEYGHSLEVLKAVESVNYRQKSVLVDKIKSHFGKNLKGKQFGLWGLAFKPKTDDMREAPSLVIIEQLKALGATVRAYDPVAMEETKRILGDKIEYAKDEYDAIIDADALIVVTEWSEFRMPNFRILEKLMNNKAIFDGRNIYDPEEMSEQGFTYYSIGREVIKNTEVETANI, from the coding sequence ATGAATATAACAGTAATAGGTACAGGTTATGTAGGCTTGGTAACAGGTACTTGCTTCGCAGAAACAGGAATCAACGTTGTCTGTGTGGACATTGATGAGAAAAAAATTGAAAAACTACGGAATGGCGAGGTGCCAATCTATGAACCAGGTCTGGATTTACTTCTAGAACGCAACATAGATAAGGGGAGAATTTCCTTTACCACAAGTTTGGAAAAAGGTATTAAAAATAGTGATGCTATTTTCATAGCAGTTGGTACACCTCCAGACGAAGATGGCAGTGCAGATTTAAAATATGTATTGGGTGTTGCAAGAGAAATAGGCCAACATATGGAAGATTACAAAGTAATTATTACCAAAAGTACTGTTCCTGTTGGAACTTCTTATAAGGTGAAAGCGGCCGTTGAAGAAGAATTGGCGAACAGAAATGTTCGTATTCCTTTTGATGTGGCATCTAACCCAGAGTTTTTAAAAGAAGGAAGTGCAGTTGAAGATTTCTTAAAACCGGACCGTATAGTTGTTGGTATAGAAAGCAAACGTGCCGAGAAGGTGATGAATAGACTCTATAAGCCTTTCTTGATGAATGGGCACCCATTGTTATTTATGGATATTTTTTCTTCAGAAATGACAAAATATGCCGCTAACTCCATGCTGGCAACCAAAATTAGTTTTATGAACGACATTGCCAACTTGTGCGAACTTGTTGGGGCCAATGTAGATTTGGTTAGAAAAGGTATTGGTTCCGATTCCAGAATTGGAAATAAATTCATTTACCCTGGAACGGGTTACGGAGGTAGCTGCTTTCCAAAAGATGTTCAGGCCTTGGTGCGAACAGCGGATGAATACGGCCACTCATTGGAGGTGTTGAAGGCGGTAGAAAGTGTTAATTACAGACAGAAATCTGTTTTAGTCGATAAAATCAAGAGCCATTTTGGAAAAAACCTAAAAGGCAAACAATTTGGTCTTTGGGGATTGGCATTCAAACCAAAAACAGATGACATGCGTGAGGCACCATCATTGGTTATCATTGAGCAATTAAAAGCACTTGGTGCTACGGTAAGGGCATATGACCCCGTGGCCATGGAAGAAACCAAGCGAATTTTGGGAGATAAGATTGAATATGCAAAAGATGAGTACGACGCCATTATTGATGCAGATGCTTTGATTGTGGTTACTGAGTGGTCAGAGTTTAGGATGCCCAATTTTAGAATTTTAGAAAAATTGATGAACAACAAAGCCATTTTCGATGGGCGTAACATTTATGACCCTGAGGAAATGAGCGAACAAGGATTTACCTATTACAGTATAGGTAGGGAGGTTATTAAAAATACAGAAGTAGAAACCGCTAACATATAA
- a CDS encoding LruC domain-containing protein codes for MFKVFKTTVLILILFVYAGCVSESDLGPPTEDTVVIDDDNDEEENPLGDFTVSASFDYATSRTIDVTLDVPTFLSGAVFSLYSKVGAQDSISFGRATFDANGHFEESFMVQAQVDSLLLISDYIGLTKDIRLPVENGSVSYDYRPLYERSTSGKGKTLLQANKGISNITGKVSYTYLSGFDNQGVPSEMELPDVIEQNLLDDVNASLPERSKVPEANPQFLSNSSETSMVLTDLADVWVTFVSEGAGYRNALGYYSYPVGEEPASVDEITAHNIIFPNVSMVGSSGGLVPGDRVLLGRFQPNTVISWFVVSNGWNGSGVGDGINIFYSEPSFNPESSSLNTHVVQLYDSTREINFLAFEDLRRDQNSDEDFNDAVFYARANPVESIELTNVVALIPANDEDGDGVNDELDDFPFDVNKAFNNFSPSENLSGVLAYEDLWPSQGDYDFNDLVVSYSYNLITNASNQVTSIEGTFIIDNIGGAFQNGFGLSFPIDPSTIESVQGQIINADFISLNANGTESGTAANETVVFVAGNVIEMEGDTIQLVIDFNTPVSYEQLGSVPFNPFLISNGDRAKEVHLPDFEPTSKAGFLGTSSDDSNPSENRYYKTSTNLPWALNIFDDFVPPQEMVPINIEYPKFVNWANSGGTQDLDWYVR; via the coding sequence ATGTTTAAAGTTTTTAAAACTACGGTTCTTATTTTGATTCTTTTTGTTTATGCAGGTTGTGTAAGCGAAAGTGACTTGGGCCCACCAACAGAGGACACAGTTGTAATAGATGATGATAATGATGAAGAGGAGAATCCTTTGGGTGATTTTACCGTTTCAGCCAGTTTTGATTATGCTACTAGTAGAACAATCGATGTAACTCTAGATGTTCCAACCTTTTTAAGTGGAGCTGTATTTTCTCTTTATAGTAAGGTAGGAGCACAGGATAGTATTTCCTTTGGACGTGCAACTTTTGATGCAAATGGTCATTTTGAAGAAAGCTTTATGGTTCAGGCACAAGTTGATAGTCTGCTTCTTATTTCCGATTATATAGGATTAACAAAAGATATTCGTTTGCCAGTTGAAAATGGTTCGGTTTCATATGATTATAGACCATTGTATGAACGATCTACATCAGGAAAAGGAAAAACACTGTTACAGGCCAATAAGGGAATCTCAAATATTACTGGGAAAGTTTCCTATACGTATTTAAGCGGTTTTGATAATCAAGGAGTCCCTTCAGAAATGGAGCTTCCAGATGTAATTGAACAGAATCTGTTGGATGATGTTAACGCATCACTTCCTGAGCGAAGTAAGGTCCCAGAGGCCAATCCACAATTTTTATCAAATAGCAGTGAGACCAGTATGGTGCTTACTGATCTTGCAGATGTTTGGGTAACTTTTGTTTCAGAAGGAGCGGGATATAGAAATGCTTTGGGGTATTATTCATATCCAGTTGGAGAAGAACCCGCTTCTGTGGACGAAATTACAGCACATAACATCATTTTTCCTAACGTTTCCATGGTAGGTTCTTCCGGCGGATTAGTACCAGGTGATCGCGTCCTTTTAGGTCGTTTTCAGCCAAATACGGTAATATCTTGGTTTGTTGTGTCCAATGGATGGAATGGATCTGGAGTAGGAGATGGTATCAATATTTTTTATTCAGAACCTAGCTTTAATCCAGAGTCCTCTAGTTTGAATACGCATGTTGTACAACTTTATGATAGCACTCGCGAAATCAATTTTTTAGCCTTTGAAGACCTAAGAAGAGATCAAAATTCAGATGAAGATTTTAATGATGCGGTTTTTTATGCTCGTGCTAACCCAGTTGAGTCAATAGAATTGACCAATGTAGTTGCTTTAATCCCTGCCAATGATGAAGATGGGGATGGAGTAAATGATGAATTGGACGATTTTCCTTTTGACGTTAATAAAGCCTTCAATAATTTTTCGCCAAGTGAAAACCTTTCAGGCGTCTTGGCTTATGAAGATTTGTGGCCAAGCCAAGGGGATTATGATTTTAATGATCTTGTTGTTTCCTACAGTTACAACCTTATTACCAATGCATCAAATCAAGTAACAAGTATCGAAGGAACTTTCATTATCGATAATATAGGTGGAGCTTTTCAAAATGGTTTTGGACTGTCTTTTCCAATCGATCCCTCTACAATTGAAAGTGTTCAGGGACAGATTATCAATGCAGACTTTATAAGCCTAAATGCAAATGGAACAGAATCGGGCACTGCGGCCAATGAAACTGTTGTATTTGTTGCAGGTAATGTTATAGAAATGGAAGGTGATACTATTCAATTGGTCATCGATTTTAATACACCTGTAAGCTATGAGCAGCTAGGGTCTGTTCCATTTAATCCTTTCCTGATTTCCAATGGAGATAGAGCAAAGGAGGTTCATCTTCCCGATTTTGAGCCAACAAGCAAAGCTGGTTTTTTGGGGACCTCAAGTGACGATAGTAACCCATCTGAAAATAGATATTATAAAACCAGTACAAATCTACCGTGGGCTCTGAACATTTTTGATGATTTTGTTCCCCCACAGGAAATGGTTCCAATAAATATTGAATATCCAAAGTTTGTCAATTGGGCCAATTCTGGAGGAACACAGGATTTAGATTGGTATGTGAGATAA
- a CDS encoding glycosyltransferase family 2 protein has protein sequence MKLLVSIITINYNESEVTLDLLQSIRGLTYPNYEIIVVDNASPKDNPDIIKEKYPEVNLVKSKENLGFAGGNNLGIKQAKGDYLLFINNDTIVPKGFIEPLVETLQEDKTIGMVSPKIKFHWDPTLIQYAGYTPMNHWTIRNNSIGYHQKDDGDFDKAGETQSIHGAAMMVPKSVVESVGMMTEIYFLYYEEHDWAEMVKRAGYKIYYQPKSHILHKESVSTGKFSPLKTYYISRNRILFARRNFKPFQLFISLLFQCFVSIPKNTLVFIIKREFEHLRAFWRAISWNLTNKTTAS, from the coding sequence ATGAAACTACTTGTATCAATAATAACCATTAATTATAATGAATCTGAAGTTACTTTAGATTTACTGCAATCCATTAGAGGATTAACATATCCAAATTATGAAATCATTGTGGTGGATAATGCTTCACCCAAGGACAATCCAGATATCATAAAGGAAAAATACCCTGAAGTAAACCTTGTTAAAAGTAAGGAAAACCTGGGTTTTGCAGGAGGTAACAATCTTGGTATTAAACAAGCCAAAGGAGATTATTTGCTCTTTATAAACAATGACACCATAGTTCCTAAAGGTTTTATTGAGCCACTAGTAGAAACACTTCAAGAAGATAAGACTATTGGAATGGTAAGCCCAAAGATCAAATTTCATTGGGACCCCACTTTAATACAATATGCAGGGTATACCCCGATGAACCATTGGACCATACGCAACAACAGTATAGGATATCATCAAAAAGATGATGGGGATTTTGATAAAGCCGGAGAAACACAATCCATTCATGGAGCTGCGATGATGGTTCCAAAAAGTGTGGTTGAAAGTGTGGGAATGATGACGGAGATTTATTTCTTGTACTACGAGGAACATGACTGGGCCGAAATGGTAAAAAGAGCTGGCTATAAAATTTACTACCAACCAAAATCACACATTCTTCATAAAGAATCGGTTTCAACAGGAAAATTCAGTCCTTTGAAAACCTATTACATTTCAAGAAACAGAATCCTCTTTGCAAGAAGAAACTTTAAACCATTCCAACTGTTTATCAGTTTATTGTTTCAGTGCTTTGTTTCAATACCTAAAAACACGCTAGTGTTTATTATAAAAAGAGAGTTTGAACATTTGAGGGCATTTTGGAGGGCAATTTCATGGAATTTGACAAACAAAACTACTGCTAGCTAG
- a CDS encoding O-antigen ligase produces the protein MNTFETTQGSDYLKKPLPILMLLSVVLTTAHLTATKGLVAGIGVMIIPFAVVYLGALFVNPRIGVVTVLIFNFFVLGIGRYVPMTWGLLMDGLMVLMYLALFFKAFRIKVPWNKASSQLTILASVWFGYAIFQIVNPEAVSIAAWFYAMRGLSLYMWLFIPLVFILFDKPKDLQLFFIIWGILSLLATMKGMQQLIFGVDPFEQAWLDGGGDVTHILFGKLRIFSFYSDAGQFGAAQGHAGVVFGVLTLFAKNKKFQIFCAIVCLAGLLGMMISGTRGAIAVPAAGGMMFIIIRKHMPSIVLGVLAGISIFVFFKYTTIGNDNDQIRRMRTAFDPNDASLQVRLENQAKLKGYLNSRPFGGGIGSTGNWGKRFSPNTFLANTATDSWFVAVWADTGIIGLYLHLFILFFTLITGAYNVMYKIRDGWLKGQIAALVCGMFGIMAASYGNGIFGQFPTCILMYAGMVFMFIAPKLDKKIIERKEAELALEATS, from the coding sequence ATGAATACGTTTGAAACCACACAAGGGTCGGATTATCTAAAAAAACCATTGCCTATTTTAATGCTTTTGTCCGTAGTGTTGACTACGGCTCACTTGACCGCAACCAAAGGTTTGGTAGCAGGTATTGGTGTTATGATAATCCCATTTGCGGTAGTGTATTTGGGAGCTCTTTTTGTGAACCCTAGAATAGGTGTGGTAACGGTGCTTATCTTCAATTTTTTTGTATTGGGGATTGGTAGATATGTTCCTATGACTTGGGGATTGCTTATGGATGGTTTAATGGTGCTGATGTACTTGGCATTATTCTTTAAGGCCTTCAGAATAAAAGTACCATGGAATAAGGCGAGTTCTCAACTTACTATTTTGGCATCTGTTTGGTTTGGCTATGCAATATTTCAAATAGTAAATCCAGAGGCTGTTAGTATAGCAGCATGGTTCTATGCTATGAGGGGGTTATCACTATACATGTGGTTGTTTATCCCTCTGGTCTTTATATTATTCGACAAGCCAAAAGACCTTCAATTGTTTTTTATTATTTGGGGTATTTTGTCCCTTTTGGCAACAATGAAGGGGATGCAACAATTAATCTTTGGAGTTGATCCTTTTGAACAAGCATGGTTAGATGGAGGAGGAGATGTTACCCATATTCTCTTCGGAAAACTTAGAATATTTTCTTTTTATTCAGACGCAGGTCAGTTTGGTGCAGCACAGGGCCATGCAGGTGTTGTGTTTGGAGTGTTGACATTATTTGCAAAGAACAAAAAGTTTCAGATTTTTTGCGCTATTGTTTGCCTAGCAGGGCTTTTGGGAATGATGATTTCTGGAACTCGTGGAGCAATTGCGGTCCCGGCAGCAGGAGGGATGATGTTCATAATCATAAGAAAACACATGCCAAGTATTGTTCTTGGAGTACTTGCTGGAATAAGCATTTTTGTTTTCTTCAAGTACACTACCATAGGCAATGATAATGATCAAATACGTAGAATGCGAACCGCTTTTGATCCCAATGATGCATCACTGCAAGTTCGATTGGAAAATCAAGCTAAGCTAAAGGGATACTTGAATTCAAGGCCATTTGGCGGAGGTATAGGTTCCACGGGAAATTGGGGAAAACGCTTTTCTCCAAATACTTTTTTAGCAAATACGGCAACAGATAGTTGGTTTGTAGCTGTTTGGGCAGATACCGGAATTATTGGCCTTTATCTGCATTTGTTTATACTCTTTTTTACATTGATTACAGGGGCTTACAATGTGATGTACAAAATACGGGACGGCTGGCTAAAAGGACAGATTGCTGCCTTGGTATGCGGTATGTTTGGGATAATGGCCGCTTCCTACGGAAATGGAATTTTTGGACAATTTCCAACGTGCATATTGATGTATGCTGGGATGGTATTTATGTTCATAGCCCCAAAATTGGACAAGAAGATTATAGAGAGAAAAGAAGCTGAACTAGCGTTAGAGGCTACATCCTAA
- a CDS encoding oligosaccharide flippase family protein, protein MANVSVAFLGLVSFMLLTRQLSKELFGEWVLFITLATFVDLLRFGLTRTSSVRLLSGADDQKQRKILGSTFKINLKLLGILTFLCWGGHVTLLIFNLEINNGYRLFLFYYPFLALSNLSWNNAMSLFQAEQNFKRMMVVRLSNVGLFCLFLILNQWWLKLGLIEIVWVNIAVNAVSGVWCSIKNWDGLSYLKNAKRAIEKELINFGKYSMGTLISSSLLKSSDTFIIGMSPILGSAGIAMYAIPLKLTDLLGIPLHSFAMTAYPRMSKKSIEGDLRGVKRIFSSYVGIITLLFFPVAMVSFVFAEYMVLFLGGNEYKDSLPLLTLIFRVFTVYIMLLPIDRFTGVLLDSINKPKLNLYKVLVMTSANIILNLLAVFVFKSLVAVAMGTVLFTVMGIFLGFYYLKKEIQIQSSQIVSESVLFLKNLKTHLG, encoded by the coding sequence ATGGCAAACGTAAGTGTTGCCTTTTTGGGATTGGTGAGTTTTATGTTGTTGACAAGGCAATTGAGCAAGGAGCTATTTGGCGAATGGGTCTTGTTTATCACCTTGGCCACTTTTGTGGATCTTTTACGTTTTGGACTCACACGTACCTCTTCAGTACGTTTGTTATCTGGAGCAGATGACCAAAAACAAAGAAAAATACTAGGGTCAACGTTTAAAATAAATCTTAAGCTCTTGGGAATATTGACATTCCTATGTTGGGGTGGCCATGTGACTCTGCTTATTTTCAATCTAGAAATTAACAACGGGTATCGATTGTTCTTGTTTTACTATCCTTTTTTGGCACTTTCCAACCTAAGTTGGAACAATGCCATGTCGCTTTTTCAGGCAGAACAGAATTTTAAAAGAATGATGGTGGTAAGACTGTCAAATGTGGGGCTATTCTGTTTGTTTCTCATTTTAAACCAATGGTGGCTAAAACTTGGTCTCATAGAAATTGTTTGGGTGAATATTGCGGTTAATGCAGTTTCTGGTGTTTGGTGCTCTATCAAAAATTGGGATGGGCTTTCCTATTTAAAAAATGCCAAAAGGGCCATAGAAAAAGAATTGATAAATTTTGGTAAATACTCTATGGGCACCTTAATAAGTTCCAGTTTATTGAAAAGTTCGGATACTTTTATCATTGGAATGAGCCCAATTTTAGGCTCCGCAGGTATTGCCATGTATGCCATACCCTTAAAATTGACAGATCTTTTGGGAATACCATTGCACAGCTTTGCTATGACTGCCTACCCCAGAATGTCCAAGAAGTCCATTGAAGGAGATTTGAGAGGGGTTAAAAGAATTTTCTCTTCCTATGTTGGTATTATCACACTACTGTTTTTTCCAGTGGCCATGGTAAGTTTTGTCTTTGCTGAATATATGGTGCTTTTCTTAGGAGGAAATGAATACAAAGACTCACTGCCTTTACTAACCTTAATTTTTCGAGTATTTACGGTTTACATAATGTTATTGCCCATAGATCGCTTTACAGGAGTTTTGTTGGATAGCATCAATAAACCAAAATTGAATCTTTATAAAGTGTTGGTGATGACGTCGGCAAATATCATTCTAAATCTTTTGGCGGTATTTGTATTTAAAAGCTTGGTTGCGGTTGCAATGGGAACAGTATTGTTTACAGTAATGGGAATATTTCTAGGATTCTATTACCTGAAGAAGGAGATTCAAATTCAAAGTAGTCAAATAGTTTCTGAAAGCGTTCTGTTCTTGAAAAACCTTAAAACGCATTTGGGCTAA